One part of the Opitutaceae bacterium genome encodes these proteins:
- a CDS encoding response regulator transcription factor, which yields MKKAERRPSPIPSLSGERPGALVRRRILLVDDHPFMRAGLAQLIDRQPDLVVCGEAGNPAEAMLSLSRLKPDLVLTDLTMPGRGGLEFIKDILAAEPHLPVLVVSMHDELVYAERVLRAGARGYIMKEAGGDNLLAAVRQVLNGEVHVSHQITSRILNALSDARPRGSSSPIQKLTDREFEIFQLIGNGRSTREIASQLHLSSKTIDVHRSHIKQKLGLKDVTALVRHAVRWVETGGRQG from the coding sequence ATGAAGAAAGCGGAACGCAGGCCATCACCCATTCCATCCCTGTCAGGAGAGCGGCCCGGGGCGCTGGTTCGTCGGCGCATTCTTCTTGTGGACGATCATCCTTTCATGCGCGCAGGCCTTGCGCAGTTGATCGATCGGCAGCCCGATCTGGTTGTATGCGGCGAGGCGGGGAATCCCGCCGAAGCGATGCTTTCGCTCTCCCGGTTGAAACCGGACCTTGTGCTCACAGATCTCACGATGCCGGGGCGAGGCGGGCTGGAGTTCATCAAGGACATCCTTGCCGCCGAGCCACACCTGCCGGTCCTCGTGGTCTCGATGCATGACGAACTGGTCTATGCCGAGCGAGTGTTGCGAGCCGGAGCAAGGGGCTACATAATGAAGGAGGCCGGAGGGGACAATCTGCTGGCGGCCGTTCGACAGGTTCTCAACGGAGAGGTGCATGTGAGCCATCAGATCACATCCCGGATTCTCAATGCATTGTCCGACGCCAGGCCAAGAGGCTCGTCCTCTCCGATCCAGAAACTGACGGACCGCGAGTTTGAAATATTCCAGTTGATTGGCAATGGCAGAAGCACACGTGAGATTGCCTCCCAGCTTCACCTGAGTTCCAAGACGATCGATGTGCATCGAAGCCACATCAAGCAGAAGCTCGGCCTGAAGGATGTGACGGCCCTGGTGCGGCATGCGGTGCGCTGGGTTGAAACCGGTGGCCGCCAGGGCTGA
- a CDS encoding HAD family hydrolase, which yields MGSNDWVVGFDADDTLWHNETIFESVHVRYRALLARFHDADTVDRVMFATEMRNLERYGYGIKGFMLSAIETAIELSEGRIAAAEIQELIVLGQTMLSHPVELLEGIHEIIPRLAGKHRLLLVTKGDLKDQQRKLERSGLLPHFSHVEIVPEKDFLTYERILRRHDVDLGRFVMVGNSVKSDILPVLELGGAGVHIPYALTWGAEKVDVIPASNGRFHQLNSVRELPALLCQLVDR from the coding sequence ATGGGCAGCAATGACTGGGTCGTTGGCTTCGATGCGGATGACACGCTCTGGCATAATGAGACGATTTTTGAGAGCGTGCATGTGAGATACCGCGCCCTGCTGGCGCGTTTTCACGACGCAGACACGGTCGATCGGGTGATGTTTGCGACGGAAATGCGGAACCTCGAGCGGTACGGTTACGGGATCAAGGGGTTCATGCTGTCCGCGATCGAAACCGCGATTGAGCTCAGCGAAGGCAGGATTGCCGCCGCTGAGATCCAGGAGCTCATCGTGCTCGGTCAGACCATGCTTTCGCATCCGGTGGAGCTTCTGGAAGGCATCCATGAAATCATACCGCGACTGGCCGGCAAACACCGGCTGCTTTTGGTCACGAAGGGCGACTTGAAGGATCAGCAGCGAAAGCTGGAGCGGAGCGGGCTCCTTCCGCATTTTTCCCATGTCGAAATCGTGCCGGAGAAGGACTTTTTGACATACGAGCGGATCCTTCGTCGCCACGATGTTGATCTCGGACGGTTTGTGATGGTTGGCAACTCCGTGAAATCCGACATTCTGCCGGTGCTCGAACTCGGGGGAGCAGGAGTGCACATTCCCTATGCGCTCACCTGGGGAGCTGAGAAAGTGGATGTGATTCCCGCCTCGAACGGCAGGTTTCATCAATTGAATTCAGTCAGGGAGCTTCCCGCGCTGCTTTGCCAGCTTGTGGATCGATGA
- a CDS encoding HAMP domain-containing histidine kinase translates to MALPAGSFDRHVAIRLSAVVLATAALVILTCAALLFGAWMFQETGLSAQQRDQLIDFSFASGIVLAAAVVCCIPLGWIGARRLLRPLKAFRASVETANQRTMDRQVDLTEGQDDLSAIGGVLNQLFEKVESSNSQTHALTEAAALELKSALSENQRRAERLLPHASLNRESALMLGELTAETARLLRIVDGVLFLTKAGSGTLLVNMKHINLTELVDALARDASGIAGEHGIRIVVTRSAGGVQLVDEALLRQLFFNLLSNAIAVSPRDGTITIECFAGGGRWQLVMTDEGPGLPVDQHYRVFEPFVRNVHSEIASTSQGAGLGLTLCERIASLHGGTIRARNHSSGRGLRVTLAVPAQRRSGAEDPPAA, encoded by the coding sequence ATGGCTTTGCCCGCAGGATCATTTGACCGTCACGTCGCCATCCGACTGAGCGCCGTTGTGCTTGCGACTGCGGCCCTGGTCATCCTGACCTGCGCCGCGCTGCTCTTCGGCGCCTGGATGTTTCAAGAGACCGGTCTGAGCGCCCAGCAGCGCGATCAGCTCATTGATTTCTCTTTTGCCTCCGGAATCGTACTGGCCGCCGCAGTGGTCTGCTGCATCCCCCTGGGTTGGATCGGTGCGCGCCGGCTGCTTCGGCCGCTCAAGGCGTTCCGCGCCTCCGTCGAGACCGCAAACCAGCGCACGATGGACAGACAGGTCGATCTCACCGAGGGTCAGGATGACCTTTCGGCCATCGGCGGTGTACTGAACCAGCTGTTTGAAAAAGTGGAATCGTCGAATTCACAGACACACGCGCTGACCGAGGCCGCCGCGCTTGAATTGAAATCGGCTCTCTCGGAAAACCAGCGTCGCGCCGAACGCCTTCTCCCGCATGCATCCCTCAATCGTGAATCCGCGCTGATGCTGGGTGAGCTCACTGCGGAAACGGCGCGCCTGCTGCGGATCGTCGATGGCGTGCTGTTTCTGACAAAGGCCGGCAGTGGGACACTTCTCGTCAACATGAAGCACATCAACCTGACCGAGTTGGTCGATGCGCTCGCGCGCGATGCTTCAGGCATCGCCGGGGAACATGGGATTCGCATCGTTGTAACAAGATCCGCAGGCGGTGTGCAGCTTGTCGATGAGGCCCTGCTTCGACAACTCTTCTTCAATCTGCTCTCAAACGCCATCGCGGTCTCTCCCCGCGACGGCACCATCACGATCGAGTGTTTCGCGGGGGGCGGACGCTGGCAGCTCGTAATGACCGACGAAGGTCCGGGTCTGCCGGTCGATCAGCACTACCGTGTATTCGAACCCTTCGTCCGCAATGTCCATTCGGAGATCGCTTCAACATCCCAGGGCGCGGGGCTCGGACTCACGCTGTGCGAACGCATCGCCTCGCTCCACGGAGGCACGATCCGCGCCCGCAATCATTCAAGCGGTCGCGGGCTGCGGGTGACCCTGGCTGTACCGGCGCAGAGGCGCTCCGGTGCAGAGGATCCTCCAGCAGCCTGA
- a CDS encoding DNA polymerase III subunit delta, translating to MSEKRFQFICGADDFLVNRAGKERHDALAEEITDEFSRDTLSGFANNVGEVEAAVNRFRESVRTISMFGGRRLVWLKDVNFLADTVTGRAEGTLSCVEDLQEILETVDPQHVAVLITASPIDRRRAFPKWCEKHGDFVLVGGGEGGATAEALAGIVMAEARTLGASFGPGALDLLLAKVGANTRFLIEETRKLATYAMLPGVPSDASTGRVLIEERHVAELTPNVAEGDFFESAEAFFSGDLVRTLKALELHFFNGGDSRPVLGALQNRNRLLLQIRALVDAGEVRVGPRGLDGLSRAAGEYGRHFAGAADKSSFNLFSQNPWYAGRLAGGGKLPSMKRLIDNQFEFVSAFEEIIRRPGEQPEVLRDMAVRCLAPAAAG from the coding sequence ATGTCTGAAAAGCGTTTCCAATTCATCTGTGGGGCGGATGACTTCCTCGTCAATCGTGCGGGGAAGGAGCGTCATGACGCGCTGGCGGAAGAAATCACGGATGAATTTTCGCGCGATACACTCAGTGGATTCGCCAACAATGTCGGTGAGGTCGAGGCTGCGGTGAATCGTTTTCGAGAGAGTGTCCGGACGATCTCCATGTTCGGCGGGCGGCGGCTGGTATGGCTGAAGGATGTGAACTTCCTTGCCGACACCGTCACGGGGCGGGCTGAGGGCACGCTGAGCTGCGTCGAGGACCTGCAGGAGATTCTGGAAACGGTCGATCCCCAGCACGTGGCGGTCCTGATCACGGCGTCACCCATCGATCGACGCCGGGCGTTCCCAAAATGGTGTGAAAAGCACGGCGATTTCGTCCTGGTGGGCGGTGGCGAGGGTGGGGCGACCGCCGAGGCGCTTGCCGGGATTGTGATGGCGGAAGCCAGAACGCTGGGAGCATCGTTCGGGCCCGGAGCGCTCGATCTGCTTCTGGCCAAGGTGGGTGCGAACACCCGGTTTCTGATCGAGGAAACGCGAAAGCTTGCAACCTATGCCATGCTTCCCGGCGTGCCGTCGGATGCTTCGACCGGGCGAGTGCTCATCGAGGAGCGCCATGTGGCGGAGCTGACCCCGAACGTCGCGGAGGGCGATTTCTTCGAGTCGGCGGAGGCGTTCTTCAGTGGTGATCTCGTCCGCACGCTCAAGGCCCTCGAATTGCACTTTTTTAACGGTGGTGACTCCCGGCCCGTGCTTGGAGCGCTGCAGAACCGCAATCGCCTGCTGCTGCAGATTCGTGCACTTGTTGATGCGGGGGAGGTGCGCGTCGGTCCGCGCGGGCTGGACGGCTTGTCACGCGCGGCGGGCGAATATGGCCGCCATTTTGCTGGTGCGGCTGACAAGAGCTCCTTCAATCTTTTCAGCCAGAACCCCTGGTATGCTGGCAGGCTCGCGGGTGGCGGAAAATTGCCGTCGATGAAGAGGCTGATCGACAATCAGTTCGAATTCGTGTCGGCCTTCGAGGAGATCATTCGCCGGCCAGGTGAGCAGCCGGAGGTGTTGCGCGATATGGCTGTACGCTGTCTGGCACCTGCCGCGGCGGGGTAG
- a CDS encoding VPDSG-CTERM sorting domain-containing protein, translating to MKLVVQAASALTALLIAAPGFGQVVVNSFQTPVASGSEVPDAWYSNDVRTGGTATIVDLSGVGGNLENNQPLPTGAARLTTDGTTAAKAEVTTYRDFGAASSVLADISLGYSYFKSPTSETAAAPSIKLLIAGPGSGDNYGALVYEPYWNLLPNGAGTPTQGDWINLSIDQNTGSGNDNAGGWWWNGGFEIPSGAGGPPLRSLAEWATAFQSSDPIDFPNARVIGLQMGIGTYNINQDDYFDNVSINTGSTSRTYNFEVRGATSVPDTGSTALLLGAGLLALFGISRRRQAS from the coding sequence ATGAAGTTAGTTGTTCAAGCGGCCTCCGCCTTGACTGCGCTCCTGATTGCGGCTCCAGGCTTTGGCCAAGTCGTCGTCAATTCCTTTCAGACTCCCGTTGCTTCCGGTTCGGAAGTGCCGGATGCCTGGTATTCCAATGATGTCCGCACAGGCGGAACCGCCACCATCGTCGACCTTTCGGGCGTCGGTGGAAATCTCGAAAACAATCAGCCGCTGCCCACCGGGGCCGCCCGACTGACGACCGACGGGACAACTGCGGCCAAGGCAGAAGTCACCACTTACAGGGACTTTGGCGCGGCCTCGAGCGTGCTGGCTGACATCAGTCTGGGCTACAGCTACTTCAAGTCCCCGACCTCCGAAACGGCTGCCGCCCCATCGATCAAGCTTCTCATTGCGGGGCCAGGATCTGGCGACAACTATGGCGCGCTTGTATACGAGCCGTACTGGAACCTCCTCCCAAATGGAGCGGGAACCCCAACACAGGGTGATTGGATCAATCTGTCAATTGATCAGAATACCGGATCCGGAAACGACAACGCCGGAGGCTGGTGGTGGAATGGCGGATTTGAAATTCCCAGCGGCGCAGGTGGTCCGCCGTTGCGTTCGCTCGCCGAGTGGGCGACCGCATTCCAAAGCAGTGACCCCATTGATTTCCCCAATGCTCGCGTGATCGGTCTTCAGATGGGCATTGGCACCTACAACATCAACCAGGACGACTATTTCGACAACGTCTCGATCAACACCGGCAGTACCAGCAGGACTTACAACTTCGAAGTGCGTGGCGCCACGAGTGTTCCTGATACAGGATCCACCGCATTGCTGCTCGGCGCGGGCCTCCTCGCTCTCTTCGGAATCTCCCGTCGCAGGCAAGCCTCCTGA
- the surE gene encoding 5'/3'-nucleotidase SurE has translation MNLLATNDDGIGSAFLHELVHALRAGGHTLYVVAPKLEQSWIGAAKSRHRPVTSEKVDVGLGCETWSVDGTPSDCVNIGLAHLLPRDVQIDAVVSGINIGRNTSLGFILASGTIGGAWEGAVHGYPAMAFSQEMSPALYERLRLASGRPDAELLAAVRISAARAAGMVPSLAEETPSRSFIVHNLNFPLACRPDAEVVRTIPAHIIVPGLFSPAADDGTHRFIFRDGTDCSPKDQLTDHRAIQSGRISHTLIDYRALGNLQAVPQV, from the coding sequence ATGAATCTTCTCGCAACCAACGACGACGGCATCGGCTCAGCCTTTCTTCACGAACTCGTGCACGCCCTTCGTGCCGGGGGACACACCCTCTACGTGGTCGCGCCCAAGTTGGAGCAGAGCTGGATCGGCGCGGCAAAATCCCGCCATCGCCCGGTCACCTCTGAAAAGGTCGATGTCGGCCTTGGCTGCGAAACCTGGAGCGTCGACGGGACTCCGAGCGACTGCGTCAACATCGGTCTCGCGCATCTTCTGCCGCGCGACGTTCAGATTGATGCGGTTGTTTCCGGCATAAACATCGGACGCAACACATCCCTTGGCTTCATCCTCGCCAGTGGAACGATCGGAGGCGCCTGGGAGGGTGCGGTTCACGGCTATCCGGCGATGGCGTTCTCCCAGGAGATGTCGCCCGCGCTTTACGAGCGCCTGCGGCTGGCATCGGGCCGGCCAGATGCGGAACTTCTGGCGGCAGTGCGGATTTCGGCTGCCCGCGCGGCCGGAATGGTTCCGTCACTCGCAGAAGAGACTCCGTCCCGTTCGTTCATCGTGCACAACCTCAACTTTCCGCTCGCATGCCGTCCGGATGCCGAGGTCGTTCGCACGATCCCCGCGCACATCATCGTGCCCGGGCTGTTCAGTCCGGCAGCCGATGACGGCACCCATCGATTCATTTTCCGGGACGGCACGGATTGTTCGCCGAAAGATCAGCTCACCGACCATCGCGCAATCCAGTCCGGCCGCATCAGCCACACCTTGATCGATTATCGGGCGCTTGGAAACCTCCAGGCGGTGCCACAGGTTTGA
- a CDS encoding DUF1501 domain-containing protein, producing the protein MSCCNNYEQIHSRRDFLSKAGLGLGAAALAHLFRGQLFAEPPAALSAGARIGGLPGLPHFAPTAKRIICLFQSGGPSHLDLLDDKPVLRQRFNEDLPDSVRQGQRVTGMVASQSRLALQPSKFGFQPGGKSGVLFSDLLPYTRGIADEICVIRSMHTEAINHDPAITFFQTGSQLPGRPSMGAWTDYGLGQLNENLPSYVVLISVNKKGAGQGLLARLWGSGFLPSRHQGVQFRSAGEPVLYLSDTPGLTRERRRMMLDGAAELNQLQFARAGDPEIETRITQAEMAYRMQTSVPELMDLSKESTATFESYGSAVHEPGTFARNCLVARRLAERGVRFIQLYHRDWDHHGGLHDRLPSLAMDVDQPSAALVRDLKQRGLLDETLVIWGGEFGRTPYAQGEASREKYGRDHHGRAFSIWMAGGGVKPGIVHGSTDDFGFNVADKPVHIHDLQATILHTLGIDHTRLTYRFQGRQYRLTDVHGEVVKDILA; encoded by the coding sequence ATGTCGTGCTGCAACAACTACGAGCAGATTCATTCCAGGCGGGATTTCCTCTCCAAGGCCGGCCTTGGACTCGGTGCCGCCGCGCTCGCCCATCTCTTCCGCGGTCAGCTTTTCGCCGAACCGCCAGCCGCACTCTCCGCCGGCGCACGCATCGGCGGACTGCCGGGCCTACCACATTTCGCGCCCACCGCAAAGCGCATCATCTGCCTGTTCCAGTCGGGCGGCCCCTCACACCTCGATCTCCTCGATGACAAGCCGGTCCTGCGCCAGCGCTTCAATGAGGATCTGCCCGACTCCGTTCGCCAGGGTCAGCGCGTCACGGGCATGGTCGCATCGCAGTCCCGCCTCGCGCTTCAGCCTAGCAAGTTCGGCTTCCAGCCTGGGGGAAAATCGGGAGTACTCTTCAGCGATCTGCTGCCATACACGCGCGGGATAGCGGACGAAATCTGCGTCATCCGCTCGATGCACACCGAGGCGATCAACCATGATCCGGCCATCACTTTCTTCCAGACTGGCAGCCAGTTGCCGGGACGCCCGAGCATGGGCGCATGGACGGACTACGGGCTCGGGCAGTTGAACGAAAACCTCCCGTCGTACGTCGTGCTCATCTCCGTCAACAAGAAGGGCGCCGGCCAGGGGCTTCTGGCACGCCTCTGGGGAAGCGGCTTCCTTCCCAGCAGGCACCAGGGCGTGCAGTTCCGCAGCGCGGGGGAACCGGTGCTCTACCTTTCGGACACGCCCGGCCTCACGCGCGAGCGCCGCAGAATGATGCTCGACGGGGCCGCGGAGCTCAACCAACTGCAGTTTGCACGGGCGGGTGATCCCGAGATCGAGACCCGCATCACCCAGGCGGAGATGGCCTACCGCATGCAGACCAGCGTGCCGGAACTGATGGATCTTTCAAAGGAGTCGACAGCGACTTTTGAAAGCTACGGCTCCGCGGTGCACGAGCCCGGCACCTTCGCGCGCAACTGTCTCGTGGCCCGTCGTCTCGCCGAGCGCGGTGTGCGCTTCATCCAGCTCTATCACCGAGATTGGGACCACCACGGCGGACTGCACGACCGCCTGCCGAGCCTGGCGATGGATGTCGACCAGCCGAGCGCCGCGCTCGTCAGGGATCTCAAGCAGCGCGGCCTGCTCGACGAAACTCTTGTCATCTGGGGCGGAGAATTCGGGCGTACACCCTACGCACAGGGCGAGGCGTCACGCGAAAAGTACGGCCGCGACCATCACGGCAGGGCCTTCAGCATCTGGATGGCAGGGGGAGGCGTGAAGCCTGGAATTGTGCATGGCTCAACCGACGATTTCGGATTCAATGTCGCGGACAAACCCGTTCACATCCACGACCTGCAGGCGACGATCCTGCACACCCTTGGAATCGATCACACGCGCCTCACCTATCGATTTCAGGGCCGCCAGTACCGCCTCACCGACGTCCATGGCGAAGTCGTGAAAGACATCCTTGCTTGA